The Treponema sp. Marseille-Q3903 genomic interval CTTGCGGACGATATAATAGATATCAAACCATTTGCAATTAAACGGCCGTATTTTGTTTACAGCTCAACGCTCTCAGGCCCTGAAAAAAAACACATTGAGCTAATCCACGCTTTTGAACTTTTCAAGAAAAATACGGGATTCCCTCACAGGCTCGTTATTACTGGAAACGAAGGTTTATATTCAGAAAAGATCCACAAAGTTGCTTTTGATTCTGCCTATGCAAGCGACATTTTTTTAACAGGTTTTTTCCCACACGAAAGCGTCGCAAAGCTTTTTGCAGGTGCAGAAGCGTGCGTGTTTCCATCAGTAAACGAAGGTGTGGGGCTTCCGATTCTCGAAGCGATGGCAAGCGGCATCCCTGTTTTGTGTTCGGATAAAGGCGCTCTAAAAGAAATCGGTGGCACCGCTCCACTTTATTTTGATTCGGACAATATTGACCAAATTGCCTCATGCATGCGGCAGATTGTTGAAGATAAAGATTTGCGCGAAAAGATGATTTTTGACGGAACAGTATGGTCGGCAGAATTTAATTGGGAAAAAACAGTTATGAAGACGATTTCTCTTTTTCAAGCATAGCTCTGTACTTAAAAGGTGTCATTTCTTTGTATCTTTTAAATAGCTTGATAAAATAACTTATATCATTAAAGCCGCACCCGTATGCAATATTTTCAATAGAATCGTTTGTGTCGTGAAGCATCTCTGCTGCCCTCTTTATTCTGTATTGATTTAGATATTCAAATGGAGTGTATTTCGTCACTTTGTGAAACAACCTGCAAAAATATTTTGGAGAAAAACCTGCCGCATCTGCCATTTCACCAAGAGAAATGTCTGTATTGTACTTTTGCTTTATCAGATTCAACACGCATTTTAGCCATATAAGTTTTTTAGAATTGCCAAAGTCTTCACGTCTGTTTTCAGTGTATAAATTTTGTGAAATAACTTCACCAAGCAACTCAAATATAAAACCGAGTGTATAGAATTCATAGCAAAAACGAGCTTCTCTAACTTCATGCAAGATTTTTAATGAAAGTTCATGGAGATTTTTATTTGAACTGTTGAACACCACTGCGACATTGCTTACGCCTTCAATCAGCTTGCTTACAATCTCTTCCGTAGCTGAATGTTTTACGACCAACATGTCAGGGTTAAAAACAACAGATTCATAACGACAATTGCTTTTGATATCTCCATCCCCGTGAAGAACTCCGCTAGATAAAAAACAAACATCATCTACTTTAAGCGTTATGACTTTGTCTGACACGAACATATAATATTCGCCTTCGAGCACGTGAATCAGTTCAAAATCTACATGCCAGTGAAGCGGCAAATTCCAAGTAGACTCTTCTGTATTGCATTTATAATATTCAATCGGAAAAAGGACAGTTCCTCTAGAACGGTTTTCCTGTTTATACGAGTTTATCATTTTTAATTCCTTTTTCTTATCAAAAAGTAACTTTTATCATACTATTGCATAATTATATCTCTAGCGTCCACACAAAATCAAGAATAAAATATTTTATATAATTCATTTATTGGAGTATTTATGTTAAATATAGCAGCAATAGAGCATCATGCTTTTGATAATTATTGTTATCCGCTCAATGAAAACGAACTTTCTATAAGCATAAGAACCGGAAAAGATGTAAAAAAAATCTATCTTTTGTGGGGAGATCCGTTTGACAGGGAAAAAGCAAACGACGGAAGTAATTTTCATTGGATTTACAAAACAATTGAAATTACGGAAAAGAAAGAACTGCAATATCACTATTTATGGAATATCGTTGTTGAGCCGGCTTTTAAGCGTTGCATGTATCTTTTTAAGATATGCGGCGATAAATTGGAAAATTCCGATGAAGTTGAGTCATACATCTACGGAGAAAGCGGCATTCGCACTGAAAAAGAATACAAGAAAAATCCTGAAGAATTCTATCAATTCATTTTTCCGTGGATGAATAAAACCGACATTTGTAATCCGCCGAAGTGGCCTTCGAAAACTGTCTGGTATCAGATTTATCCGGCTCGTTTTAGACGCGGCAAACTCAACAACGAACCTGGTGACATTTTGCCATGGGGAAGATCCGACACAAAAGTGAGAAATGAGATGAAATTCGGAGGAAATCTCCCAGGAATTACCGAAAAACTTGAATATCTTGAAGAACTCGGAATCACGGGAATCTATCTGAACCCTATCAATATTTCAAAAACTGAGCATAAATACGACACAATTGACTATTTTGAAATTGATCCTGCATTCGGAACTAAGGAAGACATGAAAATGCTTGTAGAAAAAGCTCACAAACACGGTATTAAAATCATGTTAGATGGCGTTTTCAATCATTCAGGATGGCTTTTTTTTGCATGGCAGGACGTTCTTAAAAATCGCCAAAATTCAAAATATGCAGACTGGTATATGGTAAATGACTGGGATTTTCTTCCAAAACCGGCAGAATGGTCAGGTTCCGGCAAGTTTTTTGCATTTGCATTCTGCGATTACATGCCAAAATTAAATACAAACAATCCGGAAGTAAGAAAATATATAATTGACGTGTGTGAATATTGGGTAAAAGAATATGACATCGATGCGTTGCGCCTTGATGTTGCAAACGAAATCTGCCATACATTCAATAAAGAATTAAAAATAGCGATGCGTGCCTTAAAAGATGATTTTTATATTATCGGGGAGATTTGGCACAACTCTCTTCCGTGGCTTCGCTATGATGAATTTGATTCGATCATGAATTATCCTCTTGAAAATGCTATTTACGAATTTGGGCTAGATAAAACACGTACTTCAAAAGATTTTGAATTCAATGTAAACAGATGTCTCACCGCTTATTTTGCACAGACAGAACGTGTCCTTTTCAACTTGATGGACAGCCACGATACGATGCGCCTTGTCACAAAAACAGGAAATAAAGATTTGTCTTACCAGATGCTCGCACTGCTGTTTGGAATGCCGGGTTCGCCGTGTATTTATTATGGAACAGAAGTCATGCTCGAGGGAGGAATAGATCCTGATTGCCGCCGTTGTATGC includes:
- a CDS encoding glycosyltransferase family 1 protein codes for the protein MKIAIDTFGCENGRSGFGSYILNFISNLPSLENKKIEFELFGNEEDRYTYTSGKEISYQSVKILSNLKHLRIWHIFHMRSFAKKNKYDVVLFPAAHKVLPSSFRGYKGVVILNSILSSDIKGQSWIYRHQLKKGLRHAYKIIAASEYIKKDLIKLGARKEKITVIHNGIDHKLFYPVLHLADDIIDIKPFAIKRPYFVYSSTLSGPEKKHIELIHAFELFKKNTGFPHRLVITGNEGLYSEKIHKVAFDSAYASDIFLTGFFPHESVAKLFAGAEACVFPSVNEGVGLPILEAMASGIPVLCSDKGALKEIGGTAPLYFDSDNIDQIASCMRQIVEDKDLREKMIFDGTVWSAEFNWEKTVMKTISLFQA
- a CDS encoding AraC family transcriptional regulator, with the protein product MINSYKQENRSRGTVLFPIEYYKCNTEESTWNLPLHWHVDFELIHVLEGEYYMFVSDKVITLKVDDVCFLSSGVLHGDGDIKSNCRYESVVFNPDMLVVKHSATEEIVSKLIEGVSNVAVVFNSSNKNLHELSLKILHEVREARFCYEFYTLGFIFELLGEVISQNLYTENRREDFGNSKKLIWLKCVLNLIKQKYNTDISLGEMADAAGFSPKYFCRLFHKVTKYTPFEYLNQYRIKRAAEMLHDTNDSIENIAYGCGFNDISYFIKLFKRYKEMTPFKYRAMLEKEKSSS
- a CDS encoding glycoside hydrolase family 13 protein; amino-acid sequence: MLNIAAIEHHAFDNYCYPLNENELSISIRTGKDVKKIYLLWGDPFDREKANDGSNFHWIYKTIEITEKKELQYHYLWNIVVEPAFKRCMYLFKICGDKLENSDEVESYIYGESGIRTEKEYKKNPEEFYQFIFPWMNKTDICNPPKWPSKTVWYQIYPARFRRGKLNNEPGDILPWGRSDTKVRNEMKFGGNLPGITEKLEYLEELGITGIYLNPINISKTEHKYDTIDYFEIDPAFGTKEDMKMLVEKAHKHGIKIMLDGVFNHSGWLFFAWQDVLKNRQNSKYADWYMVNDWDFLPKPAEWSGSGKFFAFAFCDYMPKLNTNNPEVRKYIIDVCEYWVKEYDIDALRLDVANEICHTFNKELKIAMRALKDDFYIIGEIWHNSLPWLRYDEFDSIMNYPLENAIYEFGLDKTRTSKDFEFNVNRCLTAYFAQTERVLFNLMDSHDTMRLVTKTGNKDLSYQMLALLFGMPGSPCIYYGTEVMLEGGIDPDCRRCMPWKEIEEGKYTEEINIMKDIIKLRKQHDQFCSMKIEFCYYKELENDAKNRVLCIKRTSETSGKSVMMIFNFDTKSFNLVNIGIADKKVLFSRNYGDNELNPYGIVIYELND